A single window of Microbispora hainanensis DNA harbors:
- a CDS encoding glutathione-independent formaldehyde dehydrogenase: MKAVVYEGPRQVGVKNVPDARIEMPTDVLVRVTTSNICGSDLHMYEGRTDLEPGRVLGHENLGEVVEVGPGVVRVRVGDMVCVPFNVACGFCANCESGLTAFCLTTNPEPGVDGAAYGFADMGPYNGGQAELLRVPFGDFNCLVLPDDARERQTDYVMLADIWPTGWHATQLACVQAGDSVVIYGSGPVGLMAAYSAMFKSAGMVMVVDRHPDRLAKAEEIGAIPIDDSKASPVDQVMELTHDRGADRGCECVGYQAHDPQGHEHPNMTLNNLVKSVRFAGTIGVVGVYIPTDPGSPDDLYKQGEIAFDYGMFWFKGQTMGNGQCNVKNYNRQLCTLIHQGKARPSWVVSHELNLDDAPGGYEHFDRRDPGWTKVVLHPAGIG, encoded by the coding sequence ATGAAGGCAGTCGTATACGAAGGACCCCGGCAGGTCGGTGTCAAGAACGTGCCGGACGCGCGGATAGAGATGCCCACCGATGTTCTGGTCCGCGTCACCACGAGCAACATCTGCGGGTCGGACCTGCACATGTACGAAGGCCGGACCGACCTGGAGCCGGGCCGTGTCCTCGGCCACGAGAACCTCGGCGAGGTGGTCGAGGTGGGGCCGGGAGTGGTACGCGTCCGCGTCGGCGACATGGTCTGCGTGCCGTTCAACGTCGCGTGCGGCTTCTGCGCCAACTGCGAGAGCGGCCTGACCGCCTTCTGCCTCACCACCAACCCGGAGCCGGGGGTTGACGGGGCCGCTTACGGCTTCGCGGACATGGGCCCGTACAACGGCGGCCAGGCCGAGCTGCTGCGCGTGCCGTTCGGCGACTTCAACTGCCTTGTCCTGCCGGACGACGCGCGGGAGAGGCAGACCGACTACGTCATGCTGGCCGATATCTGGCCCACCGGCTGGCACGCGACCCAGCTCGCCTGTGTGCAGGCCGGCGACTCGGTCGTGATCTACGGGTCGGGGCCGGTCGGCCTGATGGCCGCCTACTCCGCGATGTTCAAGAGCGCGGGCATGGTGATGGTCGTGGACCGCCACCCGGACCGGCTGGCCAAGGCCGAGGAGATCGGGGCGATCCCGATCGACGACTCCAAGGCATCGCCGGTCGACCAGGTCATGGAGCTCACGCACGACAGGGGCGCCGACCGGGGCTGCGAGTGCGTGGGCTACCAGGCGCACGACCCCCAGGGGCACGAGCATCCCAACATGACGCTGAACAACCTCGTCAAGTCGGTGAGGTTCGCCGGGACGATCGGGGTCGTGGGCGTGTACATCCCCACGGATCCCGGCAGCCCCGACGACCTCTACAAGCAGGGCGAGATCGCCTTCGACTACGGGATGTTCTGGTTCAAGGGCCAGACCATGGGCAACGGTCAGTGCAACGTCAAGAACTACAACCGGCAGCTCTGCACCCTCATCCACCAGGGGAAGGCCCGGCCGTCGTGGGTCGTCTCACACGAGCTGAATCTGGACGACGCGCCCGGCGGCTACGAGCACTTCGACCGGAGGGATCCCGGCTGGACCAAGGTCGTCCTGCATCCCGCCGGCATCGGCTGA
- a CDS encoding DUF1931 family protein yields the protein MAEVMAVPRFERFFRKAAGLDVDKEDLRRYSDFVNQKLYDLLVIGEAHAKANVRDIIETWDLPITKGLQESIHRFRDLDEDIELKPILEQLAALPPLDLSIGEEVTKRLPEIAGGLSLALARTFTILDPGLKNPRTEQWERVIRVFELLL from the coding sequence ATGGCAGAAGTGATGGCGGTGCCGAGGTTCGAGCGGTTCTTCAGGAAGGCGGCGGGCCTCGACGTCGACAAGGAGGATCTCCGGCGCTACAGCGACTTCGTGAACCAGAAGCTGTACGACCTGCTGGTGATCGGCGAGGCCCACGCGAAGGCGAACGTCCGGGACATCATCGAGACCTGGGACCTGCCCATCACCAAGGGCCTCCAGGAGAGCATCCACCGGTTCCGCGACCTCGACGAGGACATCGAGCTGAAACCGATCCTGGAGCAGCTCGCGGCGTTGCCCCCGCTCGACCTGTCCATCGGCGAGGAGGTGACGAAAAGGCTGCCCGAGATCGCCGGCGGGCTGTCGCTGGCGCTGGCGCGCACGTTCACCATCCTCGATCCCGGCCTGAAGAATCCGAGGACCGAGCAGTGGGAACGCGTGATCCGCGTTTTCGAGCTGCTTCTCTAG
- a CDS encoding FAD-dependent oxidoreductase → MRWPDELVETPDLQGAYPRLSEAQIQALSACGERRSARREDVLFAEGDPCVAFLVVLAGKVAEVKGYGFDDQVIGIHGAGRFLGDLNVLTGQAGFITAVVAEDGEALAVPAEELRRLVTEDETLGDLVLRAYLIRRSMLIGLGAGFRIIGSRYSPDCRRLREFAARNRLPHRWIDLEEDTDVESLLQRMGLTPQETPFVIWRGEKVLRNPTNAELAKLIGLPAPAPRESGWDLLVVGAGPAGLAAAVCGASEGLTTIVLDSVATGGQAGTSSRIENYLGFPAGLSGGELAERAEIQARKFGAQFSIPAEACTLQEQEGHHVVTVKEGAVIQTRALLIATGVRYRKLDVPDLERFEATSVYYAATAFEAQMCSRDPVVVVGGGNSAGQAALFLAQHVASVRLLVRDDALTRNMSRYLAVEIEQHPGIQVMLNTQVRRLVGEQTLEAVVAEDNVTGERFTLEARAMFVFIGAEPYSRWLADEVALDSRGYILTGLDAARSGRKGVPDSAGRPFPLETSRAGVFAAGDVRNGSIKRVASAVGEGAMAVRLVHEHLQLRG, encoded by the coding sequence ATGCGCTGGCCGGATGAGCTGGTCGAGACCCCCGACCTGCAGGGGGCCTACCCTCGGCTGAGCGAGGCGCAGATCCAGGCGCTGTCCGCCTGCGGCGAGCGGCGGTCGGCCCGCCGGGAGGACGTTCTGTTCGCGGAGGGCGACCCGTGCGTCGCCTTCTTGGTCGTCCTGGCAGGCAAGGTCGCGGAGGTCAAGGGATACGGATTCGACGATCAGGTGATCGGCATCCACGGGGCCGGCCGGTTCCTGGGCGATCTCAACGTGCTCACCGGCCAGGCCGGCTTCATCACGGCCGTGGTGGCGGAGGACGGTGAGGCGCTCGCCGTGCCCGCCGAGGAGCTCCGCCGGTTGGTCACCGAGGACGAGACGCTGGGCGATCTCGTCCTGCGCGCCTACCTGATTCGCCGCTCGATGCTCATCGGGCTCGGGGCCGGCTTCCGCATCATCGGCTCCCGCTACTCGCCGGACTGCCGGCGGCTGCGTGAGTTCGCGGCCCGCAACCGGCTGCCGCACCGGTGGATCGACCTGGAAGAGGACACCGACGTCGAGAGCCTCCTGCAGCGGATGGGTCTCACTCCGCAGGAGACCCCGTTCGTGATCTGGCGCGGTGAGAAGGTGCTGCGCAATCCGACGAACGCGGAGCTGGCCAAGTTGATCGGCCTGCCGGCGCCCGCGCCGCGGGAGAGCGGCTGGGACCTGCTCGTCGTCGGAGCCGGTCCGGCGGGGCTGGCCGCGGCGGTGTGCGGCGCCTCGGAGGGCCTCACGACGATCGTCCTCGACAGCGTGGCGACGGGCGGTCAGGCGGGCACCTCGTCGCGGATCGAGAACTACCTCGGCTTCCCCGCCGGGCTCTCCGGCGGCGAGCTGGCCGAGCGGGCGGAGATCCAGGCCCGCAAGTTCGGCGCGCAGTTCTCCATTCCGGCCGAGGCGTGCACGCTCCAAGAGCAGGAAGGCCATCACGTGGTCACCGTGAAGGAAGGGGCGGTGATCCAGACGCGGGCGCTGCTCATAGCGACGGGCGTCCGGTACCGGAAACTCGACGTGCCCGACCTGGAGAGGTTCGAGGCGACCAGCGTCTACTACGCGGCCACCGCGTTCGAGGCACAGATGTGCAGCCGGGACCCGGTCGTCGTCGTGGGCGGGGGCAACTCGGCCGGCCAGGCGGCACTGTTCCTCGCCCAGCACGTCGCCTCCGTCCGCCTGCTCGTACGCGACGACGCGCTGACCAGGAACATGTCCCGCTATCTGGCGGTCGAGATCGAACAACACCCCGGCATTCAGGTGATGCTGAACACCCAGGTCCGGCGGCTGGTCGGGGAGCAGACGCTCGAGGCGGTCGTCGCCGAGGACAACGTGACCGGGGAGCGGTTCACCCTCGAGGCCCGCGCGATGTTCGTCTTCATCGGTGCGGAGCCGTACAGCCGGTGGCTGGCCGACGAGGTCGCGCTCGACTCCCGGGGATACATCCTGACCGGGCTGGACGCCGCTCGCTCCGGCAGGAAGGGCGTACCCGACTCCGCCGGCCGGCCGTTCCCGCTGGAGACCAGCAGAGCGGGTGTGTTCGCGGCCGGCGACGTGCGGAACGGGTCGATCAAACGGGTCGCGTCGGCCGTCGGCGAGGGCGCGATGGCCGTGCGCCTCGTGCACGAACACCTTCAGCTGAGGGGCTGA